A single window of Salmo trutta unplaced genomic scaffold, fSalTru1.1, whole genome shotgun sequence DNA harbors:
- the LOC115186429 gene encoding zinc finger protein 180-like produces the protein MFMLTLHQRTHTGEKSYSCDQCGKSFTTSGSLTLHQRIHTGEKPYSCGQCGKSFAASGSLTLHQRIHTGEKPYSCGQCGKSFTQSGGLISHQRTHTGEKSYSYDKCGKSFTQSGSLILHQRTHTGEKSYSCDQCGKSFTASGSLTVHQRRHTGEKPYSCDECGKSFTASSNLTVHQRTHTGEKPYSCDQCGKSFAASGSLALHQRTHTGEKPYNCDQCGKSFTTSSQLTIHQRTHTGEKSYNCAQCGKSFTRPDSLKLHQRTHTGE, from the exons ATGTTTATG ctgacactacaccagagaacacacactggagagaaatcttatagctgtgatcaatgtgggaagagttttactacatctggctctctgactctacaccagagaatacacacaggagagaaaccttatagctgtggtcaatgtgggaagagttttgctgcatctggctctctgactctacaccagagaatacacacaggagagaaaccttatagctgtggtcaatgtgggaagagttttactcagtcaggcggcctgatatcacaccaaagaacacacacaggagagaaatcttatagctatgataaatgtgggaagagttttactcagtcaggcagcctgatattacaccaaagaacacacacaggagagaaatcttatagctgtgatcaatgtgggaagagttttactgcatctggctctctgactgtacaccagagaagacacacaggagagaaaccttatagctgtgatgaatgtgggaagagttttactgcatctagcaatctgactgtacaccaaagaacacacacaggagagaaaccttatagctgtgatcaatgtgggaagagttttgctgcatctggctctctggctctacaccagagaacacacacaggagagaaaccttataactgtgatcaatgtgggaagagttttactacatctagccagctgactatacaccagagaacacacacaggagagaaatcttataactgtgctcaatgtgggaagagttttactcggccagacagcctaaaattacaccagagaacacacacaggagag
- the LOC115186430 gene encoding gastrula zinc finger protein XlCGF7.1-like has translation MARCPIMLENELFVRRRTHTGEKPFQCSQCGKSFAVLANLKRHERIHTGERPYHCSQCGMSFNQDGDLKAHKRKHTGEKPFQCSQCGKSFTKIGQLKEHERIHKGEKPFQCSHCGKSFTRIGNLKKHARLHTGEKPYQCSQCGKSFAVLANLKRHERIHTGEKPYHCSHCGMSFIQLWDLQAHERIHTGEKPFECSQCGKSFTQIGHLKAHERIHTGEKPYQCSQCEKCFTMLTNLKRHERIHTGEKHFLLPV, from the exons ATGGCAAGGTGccccatcatgctggaaaatgaATTGTTCGTCAGGAGA aggacacacacgggagaaaagcctttccaatgctcccagtgtggaaagagttttgctgtgttagctaacctgaagaggcatgagagaatacacactggagaaaggccttatcactgttcccaatGTGGAATGAGTTTTAATCAGGATGGGGACCTAAAAGCTCATAAGAggaaacacacaggagaaaagcctttccaatgttcccagtgtggaaagagttttactaagATAGGGCAATTAAAagaacatgagagaatacacaaaggagaaaagccattccaatgttcccattgtggaaagagttttacccggaTAGGAAACCTAAAAAAGCATGCGAGACTACACAccggagaaaagccttaccaatgttcccagtgtggaaagagttttgccgtgttagctaacctgaaaaggcatgagagaatacacacaggagaaaagccttatcactgttcccactgtggaatgagttttattCAGTTATGGGACCTACAAGCTCatgagaggatacacacaggagaaaagcctttcgaatgttcccagtgtggaaagagttttactcagaTCGGTCACCTGAAAGCTCatgagaggatacacacaggagaaaagccttaccaatgttcccagtgtgaaaaGTGTTTTACCATGTTAactaacctgaaaaggcatgaaagaatacacacaggagaaaagcatTTTCTGCTCCCAGTGTAA